The nucleotide sequence GTAGCCATTCCAGCAACCCCTGAACGCAGCCATCTTCTCCAAAGCGGCCATGTAGCGCGTTGAAAACAACGTCAGGCTTCATCTCGGACAAACGAGTCGCCAGATCCGGCCCGCAATCGATTTCCTCGACACGGAATCCTTCGGTTCTCAGTGCCGCAGCACATTCGCGCCCCGAAGATAGCGACACCTCACGCTCAGCCGACGGCCCGCCTTTAAGGACCGCCACCAAGGGTTCTGTCATGATGGACATACCCTGCCTCATTGTTTCGGGCTGGTTTTGCCCGCTGCTCTTCTCGTGTCCCGGTTTCTTTTCCGGGTTGCTGTATGAGCGTTTCCGCCCAAGCGGTTACGGAATCCTTAAGCTGGATCACCGACCCGCATGATTTCCCAGACTAACTCTATTCCGCTGGTCTCGAAAACCCTTTTTCGAACCTCTTCGCCAAGTGCTTCGAGTTCTGTTGCCGTAGCGGCACCTGTATTGGTCAGAAAGTTGGAATGCATCTGCGACATTTGCGCGCCACCAAGCGCCGCGCCGCGCATCCCTGCCTCGTCAATAACCTTCCACGCTTTCAATTCATGCGTGTCATTGGCTCGTCCGGTGGAACTGAAACCCGCCGGGTTGCGAAAGGTTGATCCTGCCGTGCGGTCCTTGGTGGGCTGAGTTGCGTCGCGCTTGGCAACCTGGTCGATCATGCGTCGCTGCAAATCATTCGGATCACCCCGCGGTGTTTTCATAGTCACTTGCGTCACGATCCAGTCGGGTGGAACCTCGCTGTGGCGATAGGCAAACCCCATATCCTGAGGACCGAGCGTCATCCGTTTTCCAGAACGGGTAACGGCCTGCGCCTCAAGAAACACATCTGCCATGTAGCTGCCGTAGCAGCCCGCATTCATTCGACAAGCCCCGCCGATTGTGCCGGGGATCGTGCGCAGGAATGTCAGATCACGACCTTGGGAGGCCGCGCGCTTGGCCACTTGTGCGTCCAGCGCCGCCGCGCCCGCCGTTACCGTCTCGCCGTCAAATTCAACACCATTGAAACCACGGCCCAGACGAACCACTACACCACGAATGCCGCCATCACGCACGATCAGGTTCGATCCCACCCCCATCGGGAAGACCGGAATGTCGGGATCGAGCGCAGAAAGGAAATCACACAGGTCCTGCTCGTCAGCGGGTTGAAACAGCCAGTCGGCAGGCCCGCCAACACGCAGCCATGTCAGTTCAGACAGAGATCTTTGCGACGTCAGGCGACCTCGCACCGCGGGAAGAGTGACCGTGTCAGACATCACTTCTTTTCCAGCCGCTCCGGCAGATTGTTTGCCCATGCGCTGATCGTGCCCGCTCCGAGACAGACGACCATGTCGCCCGGCCGCGCCTGTTCGCGCACCAGCCGCTCCAGATCATCTTCGCTCAGAACCGCCCGTGCATGACGATGGCCGTGGCGAACCAGCCCTGCGACCAGATCTTCCCGCGTCGCGCCCTCGACCGGGTCTTCTCCTGCGGAATAAACCTCTGCAATTCCAACCACGTCAGCATCGTTGAAACAGGCACAGAAGTCATCGAACAGCGAATGCAAACGGGAATAGCGATGCGGTTGATGCACAGCGATCACACGACCCGATGCCGCCTGACGCGCGGCTTTGAGCACCGCTGAAATCTCGACCGGGTGATGACCGTAATCATCTATAACACTGACGCCATCCACCTCGCCTACCTTGGTGAAACGACGATTTACGCCCTTGAAGCCTTGCAGCGCAGAGCGGATATCGTCCTTGGTCATCCGCAAATAGCGCGCAACCGCCACCGCAGCTAGCGCGTTGGACACATTGTGATTGCCCGGCATGGGCAGCGAGCAATCAGTGATCACCTGATCTTCGTTCTGAAGATGGATGTCGAAATGCGCAACACCCGCCTCATAGCGCAGATTCACCGCGCGCACATCGGCTTGCGCGTTGAAACCAAAGGTAACGACGCGCCGATCCGTGATCTTGCCGACCAGAGATTGCACCTCTGGATGGTCAGTGCAGCACACCGCCAACCCGTAGAACGGGATGTTCGAAACGAAATCGTGGAAGCCCTTGCGCAGCGCGTCGAAGTCGCCCCAGTGCTCCATGTGCTCCGGGTCGATGTTTGTCACGATTGCAACTGTCGCGGGAAGCCGCGTAAACGTGCCGTCGCTTTCGTCGGCTTCTACTACCATCCATTCGCCCTGCCCCATCCGTGCGTTGGAGCCGTAGGCGTGGATGATCCCGCCATTGATCACGGTCGGGTCCAGCCCACCCGCATCCAAAAGCGTGGCAACCATCGTGGTTGTGGTCGTCTTACCGTGCGTTCCAGCGACGGCAATATTCGATTTCAGCCGCATCAGTTCGGCCAGCATCTCGGCGCGGCGCACCACCGGCAGCCCCTTCCTGCGCGCTTCGTCCAGTTCAGGGTTACCCGGTTTGATAGCAGACGAAATCACGACGACTTCAGCCTCGGTCAAGTTCTCCGCCTTCTGTCCGATGAAAACCTTCGCGCCCAGTTTTTCCAGACGATCCGTAATCTTGGATTGCTTCAGATCGGATCCTTGCACCTGATAGCCGTGATCGAGAAGCACCTCGGCAATTCCGGACATGCCGATGCCGCCGACACCCACGAAATGGATCGCGCCGAGTTCCAGCGGTAGTTTCGTTGCGGCGTTCATTTGCGCCTCCCAGTGCTTCATCGGTCCTGTCCTTCTTGTGCCAGCCGCTCGACAATTCTCGCAAGTCTTTGCGCAGCATCGGGCTTGCCAAGCGCCAACGCGCCATGCGCCATCTTCACCGCTGCGTCGGGGTTTTGCAGGATCGCTGCGATATGCTCGGAAAGGCTGGCGGGATCAAGTTTACTTTCCGGAATCATGACGGTCGCGTCAGCGGCGACGAGCCCACGCGCATTAGCCGCCTGGTGATCCGATACGGCAGCTGCAAAGGGGATCAGGATCGACGGCCGCCCGATCACACAAAGGTCCGCTACCGACGATGCGCCCGCCCGCGAAATCACAAGCTGCGCGTCCGCCATACGGTTGGGTACATCGTGGAAAAACGGCTCGACAGTGGCGTGGATACCTGCCTCATCATAGGCCTGCCGAACGCGATCAAGATCCTCTGCCCTCGCCTGATGTGCCACACGCAGATTTCCCTGCAACGTATCGGGCAATTGCGCGACAGCATCCGGCACGACATCAGACAGTATGCGCGCACCCTGACTGCCACCGATCACCAGAAGGCTCATCGGATAATCACCAGGGGGAATGTAAGGTGCACCGGCCCGCTCAAGGATCGCGCCACGCACCGGATTACCGGTGTGTTCGCCATAAACCCCATCGGGCAGCTTTGTAGGCCAAACACCGCAAGCGACGGTTTCGACGCGGGTGGCAAACTTTTCGTTCACCTTGCCAAGCACACCATTTTGCTCGTGAACCAGTCGCGGAATATTCAGAAGCGTCGCCGCCCCGAGCGCAGGAATGGACGGGTAACCGCCGAAGCCCGCAACGACCGCCGGCTTTTCCTTCCGCATCCGCATTACCGCCGACGCGACCCCTGCCAGAATTTGGAACGGTACCTTGGCCTTGTCGATCACACCGCCGCGCGAGAACGTAGCCGATGGCACTTGCTGTATCTCGACCGCATCCGGGAAGCCGCTGGTGTAGCGCGCACCGCGCTCATCGGTGGACAGGCGCACTTGCCAGCCGCGCGACAACATCTCCTCGGCCAGCGCCTGCGCGGGGAACATATGCCCGCCGGTTCCACCAGCCGCGATCACAAGCAAGGGCGCATCCATCTATCGTCCACCTCCGGTCAGCACATCAGCGATGCGTCCTTGAGGTCTATTGCGCGTGAGTGCAAGCAACATCCCGACGGTAATCCCCGCCGCTATCACCGACGAACCACCATAAGACACGAAGGGCAAGGTCATCCCTTTTGTTGGCAGCAGTCGCACGGCGACTCCCATGTTCACCATCGCCTGCATGCCCAACACGCAGGCCAGCCCGGTACCCGCGTAGCGAGCGAACGGATCACGCTCTTTCAGAAGCCGGATCAGTGACCGCACGGTAATTGCAGTGAAAAGCAAGATGATGCACAGCACCAGAATTAAGCCATACTCCTCGGCGGCCACCGCGATGATGAAATCCGTGTGGGCGTCCGGAAGAAAGGATTTGACCTCTCCCTCGCCGATACCGACTCCGAAGATGCCGCCATTCTGAATGGCGTTTGCCGCATAGCCGATCTGCGTCGTCGGGTCGATTTCAGCGGACAGGTAGCCGTCAATACGTCGGGCGAAGTGTTCGGAAGCGCCATAGGCGAAGACCCCCGCACCAACGACCATACCCGCGACGATCAGCATCAGGATCATCGGTGCGCCTGCCACGAAATAGACAATTCCCCAAGCGAACAGCACCAGACAGGCCTGCCCGAAATCCGGCTGCAATGCGAGCATGCCGACGACGACAATGGTCAGCACGAAAGACATCAACTTGCCCGGTGGACCGTTGATTTCCTGACTGCCCGCCATCAACCAGCCAATCAGGATGACGAAGAACGGTTTGAAAAATTCAGACGGCTGGACGCTGCCGAAGCCCAGCGAGTACCACCGGATCGCGCCCTTGCCGAAATTCGTGCCGAAGATGGGCAACAACGCCAGCGCGACGAAGGCAACCAAGAACCCGATGACGCCAACCCGCCGCACTTGCTGCGGACTGAGCATAGAACACATAAGCATGGCGAACATCGCCATGGCACCAAACAGCATCTGCCGCTGCACGTAGTAGAAGTTCGACAGTCCGTTACGCTCGGCCAGTGGCGGCGAAGCCGCCAGCCCCAGAAGCAAGCCGATGGCAAACAGGCAGAACGCACAGAACAGCGTCCAGCGATCTATCGTGCGCCACCACTTCGGTAGCAGCGGTTCACCCCCGGATTCAGGGAGTGCGCCATGAACCATCTCCGTCATGGGAACACCTGCTCGTCTGCCTCTGCCTGCCCGTATGGTCGGGCTTGCGGACAGACTAGCCGATCAGGTCACGTGAAGCCAGAAAAACAACGAGCGTCGGCATTTCTTCACTGGCCGTCAAGTTCTTCGACGAGCCGCGTGAAATCCTCGCCGCGTTTCTCGAAATCCGCATATTGGTCAAAACTCGCTGCTGCAGGGGCCAACAGGATCGTATCACCGGGCTCAGCATCGGCGGCCGCTTTGCGGACCGCGATATCCATTGTTTCGCAGATCTCATGCGGCACATCGGAAATTTGCAATGCAAACTCACGCGCCGAATGACCGATCAGATAGGCCTTCACGACATGGTCCATTTCGCCAGTGAGCGAGGCGATACCCCCATCCTTGCCCAGCCCGCCCGCGATCCAGCGGATATTCGGGAAGGCACGCAAGGCCATCGCCGCACTATCGGCGTTGGTGGCTTTGCTGTCATTGACAAATCGCACGCCGTTGATCTGCGCGACCGTCTGACTGCGATGCGGAAGACCCGCGAAGCTGTGAAAGCCCTGCTCGATCAGGCGCGGTGCCAATCCCAGGCCTCGCAGCGCGCCATAGGCCATCAAGGCGTTCTGATGGTTATGGACGCCCGGCAGTCCCGGCAGGTTGCGCAGGTCTATGCTCGCAACCTGACGTCCCTTGCGGTACTCGCTCAGAAAGCCCTTGCGAGCAAACAGGTTCCATCCTTCGCCATCGAGCTTGCAAGAAACCGACACGCGTATGACGCGGTCATCGCCCGGCCCTTCGGCTAGCTGGTTCGCAAGGTAAGCACCTTCATTTTCATCCACACCGATGATTGCGCGATCCGGTCCGCCCTCTGCAAACAGCCGCCGCTTCGCGGCGAAGTAGCCACCCATGCCTCCGTGGCGGTCCAGGTGATCCGGGGTCAGGTTGGTGAACACGGCTATATCGGGTGTCAGCGAACGCGCCAGGTCGGTCTGGTAGGACGATAGTTCAAGCACGACGACATCGCCATCGCCTGGCGCATCAATGTCCAAAACGCCCCGCCCGATATTGCCCGCCAACTGCGAAGGTCGCCCGGCATGATCCAGACAGTGATGGATCAGCGCGGATGTCGTCGACTTGCCGTTCGAGCCAGTCACCGCAATCACTCGCGGAAGGGTCTCGAACCTGTTCCATTCATCTGTTGCCAACGACCGGAAGAACAGCCCTACATCGTTGTCCACAGGCACCTGCGCAGCCCATGCGGCCGCGATAACCGGGTTTGGCTTGGGGTAGAGATGGGGGATGCCCGGTGAAACGATCAGC is from Qingshengfaniella alkalisoli and encodes:
- the murB gene encoding UDP-N-acetylmuramate dehydrogenase, coding for MSDTVTLPAVRGRLTSQRSLSELTWLRVGGPADWLFQPADEQDLCDFLSALDPDIPVFPMGVGSNLIVRDGGIRGVVVRLGRGFNGVEFDGETVTAGAAALDAQVAKRAASQGRDLTFLRTIPGTIGGACRMNAGCYGSYMADVFLEAQAVTRSGKRMTLGPQDMGFAYRHSEVPPDWIVTQVTMKTPRGDPNDLQRRMIDQVAKRDATQPTKDRTAGSTFRNPAGFSSTGRANDTHELKAWKVIDEAGMRGAALGGAQMSQMHSNFLTNTGAATATELEALGEEVRKRVFETSGIELVWEIMRVGDPA
- the murC gene encoding UDP-N-acetylmuramate--L-alanine ligase, translated to MNAATKLPLELGAIHFVGVGGIGMSGIAEVLLDHGYQVQGSDLKQSKITDRLEKLGAKVFIGQKAENLTEAEVVVISSAIKPGNPELDEARRKGLPVVRRAEMLAELMRLKSNIAVAGTHGKTTTTTMVATLLDAGGLDPTVINGGIIHAYGSNARMGQGEWMVVEADESDGTFTRLPATVAIVTNIDPEHMEHWGDFDALRKGFHDFVSNIPFYGLAVCCTDHPEVQSLVGKITDRRVVTFGFNAQADVRAVNLRYEAGVAHFDIHLQNEDQVITDCSLPMPGNHNVSNALAAVAVARYLRMTKDDIRSALQGFKGVNRRFTKVGEVDGVSVIDDYGHHPVEISAVLKAARQAASGRVIAVHQPHRYSRLHSLFDDFCACFNDADVVGIAEVYSAGEDPVEGATREDLVAGLVRHGHRHARAVLSEDDLERLVREQARPGDMVVCLGAGTISAWANNLPERLEKK
- a CDS encoding UDP-N-acetylglucosamine--N-acetylmuramyl-(pentapeptide) pyrophosphoryl-undecaprenol N-acetylglucosamine transferase; protein product: MDAPLLVIAAGGTGGHMFPAQALAEEMLSRGWQVRLSTDERGARYTSGFPDAVEIQQVPSATFSRGGVIDKAKVPFQILAGVASAVMRMRKEKPAVVAGFGGYPSIPALGAATLLNIPRLVHEQNGVLGKVNEKFATRVETVACGVWPTKLPDGVYGEHTGNPVRGAILERAGAPYIPPGDYPMSLLVIGGSQGARILSDVVPDAVAQLPDTLQGNLRVAHQARAEDLDRVRQAYDEAGIHATVEPFFHDVPNRMADAQLVISRAGASSVADLCVIGRPSILIPFAAAVSDHQAANARGLVAADATVMIPESKLDPASLSEHIAAILQNPDAAVKMAHGALALGKPDAAQRLARIVERLAQEGQDR
- a CDS encoding peptidoglycan glycosyltransferase FtsW — encoded protein: MTEMVHGALPESGGEPLLPKWWRTIDRWTLFCAFCLFAIGLLLGLAASPPLAERNGLSNFYYVQRQMLFGAMAMFAMLMCSMLSPQQVRRVGVIGFLVAFVALALLPIFGTNFGKGAIRWYSLGFGSVQPSEFFKPFFVILIGWLMAGSQEINGPPGKLMSFVLTIVVVGMLALQPDFGQACLVLFAWGIVYFVAGAPMILMLIVAGMVVGAGVFAYGASEHFARRIDGYLSAEIDPTTQIGYAANAIQNGGIFGVGIGEGEVKSFLPDAHTDFIIAVAAEEYGLILVLCIILLFTAITVRSLIRLLKERDPFARYAGTGLACVLGMQAMVNMGVAVRLLPTKGMTLPFVSYGGSSVIAAGITVGMLLALTRNRPQGRIADVLTGGGR
- the murD gene encoding UDP-N-acetylmuramoyl-L-alanine--D-glutamate ligase, translating into MIPVRGYEGRRVAVLGLGRSGLATARALKAGGAEPVLWDDSPEARSKAEVEGFECRDLTKQDGFTGVEVLIVSPGIPHLYPKPNPVIAAAWAAQVPVDNDVGLFFRSLATDEWNRFETLPRVIAVTGSNGKSTTSALIHHCLDHAGRPSQLAGNIGRGVLDIDAPGDGDVVVLELSSYQTDLARSLTPDIAVFTNLTPDHLDRHGGMGGYFAAKRRLFAEGGPDRAIIGVDENEGAYLANQLAEGPGDDRVIRVSVSCKLDGEGWNLFARKGFLSEYRKGRQVASIDLRNLPGLPGVHNHQNALMAYGALRGLGLAPRLIEQGFHSFAGLPHRSQTVAQINGVRFVNDSKATNADSAAMALRAFPNIRWIAGGLGKDGGIASLTGEMDHVVKAYLIGHSAREFALQISDVPHEICETMDIAVRKAAADAEPGDTILLAPAAASFDQYADFEKRGEDFTRLVEELDGQ